GAGCGCCACGGCGCCCGGCGCCTGACCCTGGGCGGCTTCGAGCTGGGCCTGGTCGACTTCGTCTTCACGTGCCGCACCTGCGCCGACGCGCGCTGCCTGACGCCGTGCGAGCACGACGCGATCAAGCGGCACGCGACCACCGGCGAGATCCAGATCGACGAGCAGCGCTGCATCGGCTGCAGCCTGTGCGCGCTGTCGTGCCCGTACGGCGCCATCGACATGGTCAACGTCGCCGAGCCCGAGCTGCCGAGCTACCAGCCGGCGTTCAAGGCCCGGCTCGACAAGGCCGGGCGCCTGACGTTCGGCCCGGGCAAGGGCCGGGCGGCGCCGGCGCGGCGCATCGCCAACAAGTGCGACCACTGCGCCGACCACGGCGATCAGGCGTGCGTGTCGGCGTGCCCGACCGGCGCGCTGATCGAGATCGCGCCCGCGGGCCTGTTCGTCGAGCGCCCGACCACGACGCCGAAGCGCCGCCGCCGCCTCGACGTCCTCCCGAGCGCGCCGTTCACCGAGGGCCTGCACGTCCACGACGGCGGCCTGGCCCGGATCAAGGTCCGCCGCCTGAGCCGGCTGATCTGGCTGCTCGGCCTCGGCGCGTTCCTGGCGGTGCTGGTCGAGGTGCTGCTGCGTCGCTACCTGCCGACGTCGTCGGTGAGCTACCGGCTCAACCGCCTCGACGGCCTCGAGCCCGAGATCGCGGCGATGAACGTGAGCTACCTGGCCGGCTCGAAGCTGGCGCTCACGTGCGGCTACGTCGGCACGGCGTTGATGGTGCTGTCGATGGCGTACGTGCTGCAGCGCCGGTTCGGCTGGTTCTACCGCACCGCCTCGAACCAGTTCTGGCTCGACGTCCACCTGATGACCGGCATCGTCGGCCCGCTGTTCATCGTGCTGCACTCGGCGCTGCGCCTGACGACGTGGGTGTCGATCCCGTTCTGGAGCATGAGCGCGGTCGTCGCGTCGGGCGTGCTCGGCCGCTACCTGTACACGCTGGTGCCGTCGCTGTCGGCGCGCCACGACCTGGCGATCCTCGAGCAGCGGCGCGTCGTCAGCGACGTCGCCGTCGACCACCCCGAGGCCGCGCGCGTGGCGCAGGTCGACATGGAGGCCGAGACCGGGCGCGCCGAGCGCTCGTGGGACGTCGGCCTGGTGATGCTGCTCGGCTGGGTGCTGTGGGACGACCTGCGCCGGATGCTGGCGCGGCGCCGCCTGCGCCGCCAGCTCCGCGGCCACGCCCCCGGTCGCGTCGCGCGCCGCCTCGTGCGCGCCGTCGATCGCGTGGTGTTCTACGAGCGCCGCAAGGTGCTCGCGCCGCGCTCGAAGGCGCTGCTC
This genomic window from Myxococcales bacterium contains:
- a CDS encoding 4Fe-4S binding protein produces the protein MSAAPATAPRAAAGADELAARLAAVPALAEVPPAVLAPLLASGAIAVVTMARDTVVAPADDAVVCVVVAGQISLALFDRTTLEARLAQRQRDAIAGEKDGSLMPPRPLAQVALRNLALFTAGEAWNPVAVAVDGDDALAAFALSEATVVTLTAQAMAHLTATAPGAERALGTALAHTGKRLQALVGVRQELLDFYLRNGLSVAGPSVRVRQLDLCIDCKQCEDACEERHGARRLTLGGFELGLVDFVFTCRTCADARCLTPCEHDAIKRHATTGEIQIDEQRCIGCSLCALSCPYGAIDMVNVAEPELPSYQPAFKARLDKAGRLTFGPGKGRAAPARRIANKCDHCADHGDQACVSACPTGALIEIAPAGLFVERPTTTPKRRRRLDVLPSAPFTEGLHVHDGGLARIKVRRLSRLIWLLGLGAFLAVLVEVLLRRYLPTSSVSYRLNRLDGLEPEIAAMNVSYLAGSKLALTCGYVGTALMVLSMAYVLQRRFGWFYRTASNQFWLDVHLMTGIVGPLFIVLHSALRLTTWVSIPFWSMSAVVASGVLGRYLYTLVPSLSARHDLAILEQRRVVSDVAVDHPEAARVAQVDMEAETGRAERSWDVGLVMLLGWVLWDDLRRMLARRRLRRQLRGHAPGRVARRLVRAVDRVVFYERRKVLAPRSKALLKAWKRVHIPFSMVLLVTMLVHIAIALRIA